A stretch of Camelina sativa cultivar DH55 chromosome 18, Cs, whole genome shotgun sequence DNA encodes these proteins:
- the LOC109124923 gene encoding receptor-like protein kinase At5g59670 isoform X4: MESSFGLLLVLITLAAIIHIVQAQDQQGFISLDCGRSANAPSPYKDTQTGLWYSSDNEFIQSGKTGQVRENPNYNREQYLTLRYFPKGKRNCYNLSVEKGRKYLIRAVFLYGNYDGLRINPVFDLYLGPNRLATIDFETRVNGTWENYIHIPTSNSLQLCLVKTGETTPLISGLDLRPLGKDSYITKSGSLRLYYIFFFRTNHGKLRYPDDVYDRIWNPYFQTVLTQISTTLEVNNSNNYVPPKEALKNAATPSNASAPLTMEWTPLDPNDQYYLYAHFAEIQELKENETREFNIVWNGEVMSTVVPKKLEVSTIYDQSPRTCEKGKCSIQLIRTKRSTLPPLINAFEVYLVIELPQSETYERDVVGIKEIEATYALGRINWQGDPCVPQDLRWDGLNCRDTNISMHPRITALNLSSSGLNGIIVAAIQSLTQLETLDLSNNNLTGGVPEFLGNMKSLSFINLSGNNLTGSIPQALQKKGLKLSVGGNPRLCLSDPCRKPPKKNVLVPIVASVVPAAILIIAVLILFLVLKKKKSTVRQGPHRMSTGEVTFANKNSKRRFTYSEVIQMTNNFQRVLGKGGFGMVYHGTVNGSEQVAVKVLSQSSTQGYKEFKAEVDLLMRVHHTNLVSLVGYCYEGDHLALIYEFLPNGELKQHLSGKEGKSIINWSTRLRIALEAALGLEYLHVGCTPPMVHRDVKTANILLDENFKAKLADFGLSRSFESGSKSQELTAVAGTRGYLDPEYYRTNRLAEKSDVYSFGIVLLEMITNQPVINNQASEKSHIHITQWVGFQITKGDILEIMDPNLGKDYDTNSAWRALELAVSCVDSSSSKRPSMSEVIHELKECIVCENSRISKDGGLESQETIVSLDDTVVIPR; encoded by the exons ATGGAGAGTTCTTTTGGACTTTTGTTGGTGCTTATAACTTTGGCCGCCATCATTCATATTGTTCAAGCTCAAGACCAACAAG GGTTCATCAGTTTGGATTGCGGCCGATCTGCGAATGCACCGTCTCCTTATAAAGATACTCAAACAGGACTGTGGTACTCTTCGGACAACGAGTTCATACAGAGCGGGAAAACTGGTCAAGTCCGAGAAAATCCGAACTATAACAGGGAGCAATACTTGACGCTAAGATATTTTCCAAAAGGCAAAAGGAACTGCTACAATCTGAGTGTAGAGAAGGGCCGTAAATATTTGATCAGAGCTGTCTTTCTATATGGAAACTATGATGGTCTTCGCATTAACCCTGTCTTTGATCTTTATCTTGGACCTAATCGATTGGCCACGATAGATTTCGAAACACGAGTGAATGGTACATGGGAAAATTACATACACATCCCAACATCAAACTCATTGCAGCTTTGTCTTGTTAAGACAGGAGAAACTACACCGCTAATATCCGGTTTGGATTTACGTCCATTGGGAAAAGATTCTTATATCACTAAGTCTGGTTCCCTCAGActttattacatatttttcttccgTACAAATCATGGCAAG CTTAGGTACCCGGATGATGTCTATGATCGCATTTGGAATCCCTACTTTCAGACGGTATTGACTCAGATTTCCACCACTCTCGAAGTGAACAATTCCAACAACTATGTTCCACCCAAGGAGGCACTAAAAAATGCTGCCACGCCTAGTAATGCCAGCGCGCCATTGACGATGGAATGGACTCCATTGGATCCTAATGACCAATATTACTTGTATGCACACTTTGCTGAGATCCAGGAGTTGAAGGAAAATGAAACCAGGGAATTCAACATTGTATGGAATGGTGAAGTTATGTCGACTGTAGTTCCTAAGAAGTTAGAGGTAAGTACTATCTATGACCAGTCACCGAGAACTTGCGAAAAGGGGAAATGTAGTATTCAACTGAtaagaaccaaaagatcaaCTCTTCCACCTCTAATCAACGCTTTTGAGGTCTACCTTGTTATTGAGCTTCCACAGTCCGAAACATATGAAAGAGATG TGGTTGGTATAAAAGAAATTGAAGCTACCTATGCATTGGGTAGAATCAACTGGCAAGGTGATCCATGCGTCCCTCAAGACCTTAGGTGGGACGGACTAAACTGCCGTGACACAAATATCTCCATGCACCCAAGAATCACTGCTTT AAACTTGTCTTCAAGTGGTTTAAATGGAATCATAGTAGCTGCCATTCAAAGTCTTACACAACTAGAAACACT GGACTTGTCAAATAATAACTTGACTGGAGGAGTGCCGGAGTTCCTAGGCAACATGAAATCGTTGTCGTTCAT AAACTTAAGCGGGAACAATCTTACTGGTTCAATTCCTCAAGCTCTTCAAAAGAAAGGACTAAAGCTATC TGTTGGAGGAAACCCAAGGCTTTGTCTTTCTGATCCATGTAGAAAACCACCTAAGAAGAATGTTCTTGTGCCAATTGTTGCATCAGTTGTTCCTGCAGCCATTTTGATCATTGCTGtattgattctttttcttgtactcaaaaagaaaaagtcaacgGTTCGACAAG GTCCACATAGGATGTCAACGGGGGAAGTTACTTTTGCTAATAAGAACAGCAAAAGAAGGTTCACATATTCAGAGGTCATCCAAATGACAAATAACTTCCAAAGAGTTTTAGGTAAAGGAGGTTTTGGCATGGTGTATCACGGTACTGTAAATGGTTCTGAACAAGTAGCCGTTAAGGTACTCTCTCAGTCTTCAACTCAAGGCTATAAGGAGTTCAAAGCAGAG GTTGATCTTCTTATGAGAGTGCACCATACAAATTTGGTGAGCCTGGTTGGGTATTGCTATGAAGGAGATCACTTGGCGCTCATCTATGAGTTTCTGCCTAATGGAGaattaaaacaacatttgtCAG gaaaagaaGGTAAATCCATCATCAACTGGAGTACTCGACTACGGATAGCTTTGGAGGCAGCACTAG GATTGGAGTACTTACATGTTGGATGCACTCCGCCAATGGTTCATAGAGATGTCAAAACTGCCAACATATTGCTAGACGAGAATTTCAAAGCCAAACTCGCTGATTTTGGGCTCTCAAGATCTTTCGAAAGTGGAAGTAAATCTCAGGAATTGACGGCTGTTGCTGGTACTCGTGGATACCTAGATCCCGA ATACTACCGTACAAATAGGTTGGCTGAGAAGAGTGATGTGTACAGTTTCGGGATCGTGTTATTGGAGATGATCACAAATCAACCTGTGATTAATAATCAAGCCTCTGAAAAGTCTCACATTCACATAACACAGTGGGTTGGGTTTCAGATCACCAAAGGAGATATTCTTGAGATTATGGATCCAAACCTTGGCAAGGATTATGACACTAATTCTGCTTGGAGAGCTCTTGAACTGGCAGTGTCATGCGTggattcttcttcctcaaaacgACCATCCATGTCTGAGGTAATTCACGAGCTAAAAGAGTGTATTGTGTGTGAAAACTCGAGGATAAGCAAGGATGGAGGCTTAGAATCTCAAGAAACGATCGTTAGCTTGGACGATACGGTTGTCATTCCAAGATAG
- the LOC109124923 gene encoding receptor-like protein kinase At5g59670 isoform X2 gives MESSFGLLLVLITLAAIIHIVQAQDQQGFISLDCGRSANAPSPYKDTQTGLWYSSDNEFIQSGKTGQVRENPNYNREQYLTLRYFPKGKRNCYNLSVEKGRKYLIRAVFLYGNYDGLRINPVFDLYLGPNRLATIDFETRVNGTWENYIHIPTSNSLQLCLVKTGETTPLISGLDLRPLGKDSYITKSGSLRLYYIFFFRTNHGKPIPDIQYPDDVYDRIWNPYFQTVLTQISTTLEVNNSNNYVPPKEALKNAATPSNASAPLTMEWTPLDPNDQYYLYAHFAEIQELKENETREFNIVWNGEVMSTVVPKKLEVSTIYDQSPRTCEKGKCSIQLIRTKRSTLPPLINAFEVYLVIELPQSETYERDVVGIKEIEATYALGRINWQGDPCVPQDLRWDGLNCRDTNISMHPRITALNLSSSGLNGIIVAAIQSLTQLETLDLSNNNLTGGVPEFLGNMKSLSFINLSGNNLTGSIPQALQKKGLKLSVGGNPRLCLSDPCRKPPKKNVLVPIVASVVPAAILIIAVLILFLVLKKKKSTVRQGPHRMSTGEVTFANKNSKRRFTYSEVIQMTNNFQRVLGKGGFGMVYHGTVNGSEQVAVKVLSQSSTQGYKEFKAEVDLLMRVHHTNLVSLVGYCYEGDHLALIYEFLPNGELKQHLSGKEGKSIINWSTRLRIALEAALGLEYLHVGCTPPMVHRDVKTANILLDENFKAKLADFGLSRSFESGSKSQELTAVAGTRGYLDPEYYRTNRLAEKSDVYSFGIVLLEMITNQPVINNQASEKSHIHITQWVGFQITKGDILEIMDPNLGKDYDTNSAWRALELAVSCVDSSSSKRPSMSEVIHELKECIVCENSRISKDGGLESQETIVSLDDTVVIPR, from the exons ATGGAGAGTTCTTTTGGACTTTTGTTGGTGCTTATAACTTTGGCCGCCATCATTCATATTGTTCAAGCTCAAGACCAACAAG GGTTCATCAGTTTGGATTGCGGCCGATCTGCGAATGCACCGTCTCCTTATAAAGATACTCAAACAGGACTGTG GTACTCTTCGGACAACGAGTTCATACAGAGCGGGAAAACTGGTCAAGTCCGAGAAAATCCGAACTATAACAGGGAGCAATACTTGACGCTAAGATATTTTCCAAAAGGCAAAAGGAACTGCTACAATCTGAGTGTAGAGAAGGGCCGTAAATATTTGATCAGAGCTGTCTTTCTATATGGAAACTATGATGGTCTTCGCATTAACCCTGTCTTTGATCTTTATCTTGGACCTAATCGATTGGCCACGATAGATTTCGAAACACGAGTGAATGGTACATGGGAAAATTACATACACATCCCAACATCAAACTCATTGCAGCTTTGTCTTGTTAAGACAGGAGAAACTACACCGCTAATATCCGGTTTGGATTTACGTCCATTGGGAAAAGATTCTTATATCACTAAGTCTGGTTCCCTCAGActttattacatatttttcttccgTACAAATCATGGCAAGCCAATCCCTGATATACA GTACCCGGATGATGTCTATGATCGCATTTGGAATCCCTACTTTCAGACGGTATTGACTCAGATTTCCACCACTCTCGAAGTGAACAATTCCAACAACTATGTTCCACCCAAGGAGGCACTAAAAAATGCTGCCACGCCTAGTAATGCCAGCGCGCCATTGACGATGGAATGGACTCCATTGGATCCTAATGACCAATATTACTTGTATGCACACTTTGCTGAGATCCAGGAGTTGAAGGAAAATGAAACCAGGGAATTCAACATTGTATGGAATGGTGAAGTTATGTCGACTGTAGTTCCTAAGAAGTTAGAGGTAAGTACTATCTATGACCAGTCACCGAGAACTTGCGAAAAGGGGAAATGTAGTATTCAACTGAtaagaaccaaaagatcaaCTCTTCCACCTCTAATCAACGCTTTTGAGGTCTACCTTGTTATTGAGCTTCCACAGTCCGAAACATATGAAAGAGATG TGGTTGGTATAAAAGAAATTGAAGCTACCTATGCATTGGGTAGAATCAACTGGCAAGGTGATCCATGCGTCCCTCAAGACCTTAGGTGGGACGGACTAAACTGCCGTGACACAAATATCTCCATGCACCCAAGAATCACTGCTTT AAACTTGTCTTCAAGTGGTTTAAATGGAATCATAGTAGCTGCCATTCAAAGTCTTACACAACTAGAAACACT GGACTTGTCAAATAATAACTTGACTGGAGGAGTGCCGGAGTTCCTAGGCAACATGAAATCGTTGTCGTTCAT AAACTTAAGCGGGAACAATCTTACTGGTTCAATTCCTCAAGCTCTTCAAAAGAAAGGACTAAAGCTATC TGTTGGAGGAAACCCAAGGCTTTGTCTTTCTGATCCATGTAGAAAACCACCTAAGAAGAATGTTCTTGTGCCAATTGTTGCATCAGTTGTTCCTGCAGCCATTTTGATCATTGCTGtattgattctttttcttgtactcaaaaagaaaaagtcaacgGTTCGACAAG GTCCACATAGGATGTCAACGGGGGAAGTTACTTTTGCTAATAAGAACAGCAAAAGAAGGTTCACATATTCAGAGGTCATCCAAATGACAAATAACTTCCAAAGAGTTTTAGGTAAAGGAGGTTTTGGCATGGTGTATCACGGTACTGTAAATGGTTCTGAACAAGTAGCCGTTAAGGTACTCTCTCAGTCTTCAACTCAAGGCTATAAGGAGTTCAAAGCAGAG GTTGATCTTCTTATGAGAGTGCACCATACAAATTTGGTGAGCCTGGTTGGGTATTGCTATGAAGGAGATCACTTGGCGCTCATCTATGAGTTTCTGCCTAATGGAGaattaaaacaacatttgtCAG gaaaagaaGGTAAATCCATCATCAACTGGAGTACTCGACTACGGATAGCTTTGGAGGCAGCACTAG GATTGGAGTACTTACATGTTGGATGCACTCCGCCAATGGTTCATAGAGATGTCAAAACTGCCAACATATTGCTAGACGAGAATTTCAAAGCCAAACTCGCTGATTTTGGGCTCTCAAGATCTTTCGAAAGTGGAAGTAAATCTCAGGAATTGACGGCTGTTGCTGGTACTCGTGGATACCTAGATCCCGA ATACTACCGTACAAATAGGTTGGCTGAGAAGAGTGATGTGTACAGTTTCGGGATCGTGTTATTGGAGATGATCACAAATCAACCTGTGATTAATAATCAAGCCTCTGAAAAGTCTCACATTCACATAACACAGTGGGTTGGGTTTCAGATCACCAAAGGAGATATTCTTGAGATTATGGATCCAAACCTTGGCAAGGATTATGACACTAATTCTGCTTGGAGAGCTCTTGAACTGGCAGTGTCATGCGTggattcttcttcctcaaaacgACCATCCATGTCTGAGGTAATTCACGAGCTAAAAGAGTGTATTGTGTGTGAAAACTCGAGGATAAGCAAGGATGGAGGCTTAGAATCTCAAGAAACGATCGTTAGCTTGGACGATACGGTTGTCATTCCAAGATAG
- the LOC104762082 gene encoding probable LRR receptor-like serine/threonine-protein kinase At5g59680 gives MERSLGIWLLLTGTLAIIHIGQAQSQQGFISLDCGLPPNEPSPYKEPRTGLQFISDAIFIQTGKLGRIQANLEAEFLKPSTTLRYFPEGTRNCYNLNVEKGRKHLIRARFVYGNYDGLDTAPTFDLYLGPNPWATVDLQKQVNGSRPEILHIPTSNKLQICLVKTGETTPLISVLEVRPMGKDSYLTKSGSLKFYYREYFSKSAPSLRYPDDVYDRQWTSFFEKEWTQISTTSDVSNSNDYQPPKVALTTAAIPTNASAPLTNVWGSVDVGEQYYVYAHFAEIRELLANETREFNMVLNGKLFYGPVVPPNLLITTVLSVSPDTCEEGLCNLQLIRTNRSTLPPLLNAYEVYKVIQFPQSETNENDVAAVKNIQATYGLSRINWQSDPCVPLQFMWDGLNCSVTDTSTPPRITTL, from the exons ATGGAGAGGTCTCTTGGTATTTGGTTGCTGCTAACCGGAACGTTGGCCATCATTCATATTGGTCAAGCTCAGAGCCAACAAG GGTTTATCAGTTTGGACTGTGGTCTACCCCCAAATGAACCGTCTCCTTATAAAGAGCCGAGGACCGGATTACAGTTCATTTCGGATGCAATATTCATCCAGACTGGAAAACTTGGTAGAATCCAAGCAAATTTGGAGGCTGAGTTCCTGAAGCCGTCAACTACGCTGAGATACTTTCCAGAAGGAACACGGAACTGCTACAATCTAAACGTTGAGAAGGGAAGAAAGCATCTGATCAGGGCTAGGTTTGTATATGGAAACTATGATGGTCTTGACACTGCCCCCACGTTTGATCTGTATCTTGGACCTAATCCATGGGCCACGGTAGATTTGCAAAAGCAAGTGAATGGTTCACGTCCTGAGATCTTGCACATTCCAACATCAAACAAGTTGCAAATTTGTCTTGTTAAGACCGGGGAAACTACACCACTGATATCGGTTTTGGAAGTACGGCCAATGGGAAAAGATTCTTATCTCACCAAGTCTGGTTCTCTGAAGTTTTACTATCGAGAATATTTTAGCAAGTCCGCTCCTTCTCTAAG GTACCCGGATGATGTCTATGACCGCCAATGGACTTCGTTCTTTGAGAAAGAGTGGACCCAAATTTCCACCACTAGCGATGTGAGCAATTCCAATGACTACCAGCCACCGAAAGTGGCGCTCACTACTGCGGCCATTCCAACTAATGCCAGTGCACCATTGACGAATGTATGGGGCTCAGTAGATGTCGGTGAACAGTATTATGTGTACGCCCACTTTGCTGAGATCCGAGAGTTGCTTGCAAATGAAACAAGGGAATTCAACATGGTACTGAATGGAAAACTCTTTTATGGCCCTGTGGTTCCTCCAAATCTATTAATAACTACTGTCCTAAGTGTGTCCCCGGATACTTGCGAAGAAGGGTTATGCAATTTACAGCTGATAAGAACCAACAGATCAACTCTTCCACCTCTACTTAATGCTTATGAGGTCTACAAAGTTATTCAGTTTCCTCAGtctgaaacaaatgaaaatgatg TTGCTGCTGTGAAAAACATCCAAGCTACGTATGGATTGAGTAGAATCAATTGGCAGAGCGATCCATGCGTACCTCTACAGTTTATGTGGGACGGTTTAAACTGCAGCGTCACAGATACCTCCACGCCACCAAGAATCACTACTTTGTAA